The Populus trichocarpa isolate Nisqually-1 chromosome 11, P.trichocarpa_v4.1, whole genome shotgun sequence genome has a segment encoding these proteins:
- the LOC18103246 gene encoding glucan endo-1,3-beta-glucosidase 11 encodes MALLLSRIAMIHIFPILFLTFSDNYGFLRGINSLGINYGQVGNNLPQPENVLDLLISLKLTKARIYDTNPQILTAFSNSNVELIVTIENQMLAVLMDPQQALQWVSTHIKPYFPATRITGIAVGNEVFTDDDTTLLAYLVPAVVNIHSALAQLGLDRYIQVSTPNSLAVLAESFPPSAGTFKTEVSGVMSQFLHFLSNTKSPFWINAYPYFAYKDKPDDIPLDYVLFKPNSGMVDPYTKLHYDNMLYAQVDAVIFAIARMGFNGIEVRVSETGWPSKGDSDEVGATIENAAAYNKNILRRQLNSEGTPLRPNMRLEVYLFALFNEDLKPGPTSERNYGLFQPDCSMAYNVGLSALSSPSTPSASISLTSSATKDTNTESLAYWMFVYLLTFQVFIRRAY; translated from the exons ATGGCATTGTTATTAAGCAGAATTGCCATGATTCATATTTTTCCTATACTTTTCCTAACCTTTTCAG ATAATTACGGTTTTCTACGAGGAATCAATTCCCTTGGTATCAACTATGGCCAAGTTGGCAACAATTTGCCACAGCCAGAGAACGTTCTTGATCTCTTGATCTCTCTTAAGCTCACAAAGGCAAGAATCTACGACACCAATCCTCAAATATTGACAGCATTTTCCAACTCCAATGTTGAGCTGATTGTGACTATAGAAAACCAAATGCTAGCTGTTCTCATGGACCCTCAACAAGCTCTTCAGTGGGTTAGTACCCACATCAAGCCATATTTTCCGGCCACGAGAATCACAGGAATCGCTGTAGGAAATGAGGTCTTCACTGATGATGACACAACATTACTAGCCTATCTTGTTCCAGCTGTAGTCAACATTCATAGCGCACTTGCTCAATTAGGCCTAGATAGATACATTCAAGTCTCAACACCCAATTCTTTAGCGGTGCTCGCGGAATCATTCCCTCCTTCAGCGGGCACTTTCAAAACTGAGGTCTCAGGAGTTATGTCGCAATTTTTACACTTCTTGTCAAACACAAAATCACCATTTTGGATCAATGCATATCCATATTTTGCTTACAAGGATAAACCTGATGACATACCCTTGGATTATGTGCTTTTTAAACCTAATTCAGGCATGGTTGACCCTTACACCAAGTTACACTACGACAATATGCTGTATGCTCAAGTAGATGCTGTTATTTTTGCTATTGCCAGAATGGGTTTTAATGGAATTGAAGTTAGGGTCTCGGAGACTGGTTGGCCATCAAAAGGAGATTCCGATGAGGTTGGTGCCACCATAGAGAATGCAGCtgcttataataaaaatattttgaggaGGCAATTGAATAGTGAAGGTACACCTTTGCGGCCTAACATGAGGCTGGAAGTATATTTGTTTGCTTTGTTCAACGAGGATTTGAAGCCTGGGCCAACATCTGAGAGAAATTATGGCCTCTTTCAACCTGATTGTAGCATGGCCTACAATGTGGGGCTCTCTGCCCTTTCAAGTCCGTCGACGCCATCGGCTTCCATTTCCCTTACTTCCTCGGCCACAAAG GATACAAACACAGAAAGCTTGGCGTACTGGATGTTTGTGTATTTGCTGACGTTCCAAGTTTTTATCAGAAGAGCATATTAA